From a single Mycolicibacterium moriokaense genomic region:
- the cydD gene encoding thiol reductant ABC exporter subunit CydD: MRRFLAWSTVCGVLMAGATIASAVVLADIVARVITDPDQRNLDHLLVPLSILLLLWTFRTLITWLQGRLAQRGASEVIADLSNSVLTATTSLPPRRLAERRGDAAILVTRGLDGLRLYFTAYLPALFVAAILTPATVAVIAFYDWRSAAIVMIALPLIPIFMVLIGLTTAERSAAALRAMATLQSRLLDLVAGLPTLRALRRVGGSVNRIAELGAAHRRSTMATLRIAFLSSLVLELLATLGVALIAVSVGLRLVYGDVTLTAALTALLLAPEVFWPLRRVGAAFHAAQDGKTAADNAFRLIDELPDPPRGTRTITAAGTTIDFTGYDAAAEPGRVTVIAGPNGIGKSTLLQAVLGLDEPLSGRVRVDGVDVADLDLPAWWAQIAWLPHRPTIIPGTVRQNLELFGPLDDIETACRIACFDEVVADLPDGLDTMLGSGGVGLSLGQRQRLGLARALGSRAPVLLLDEPTAHLDAETEHRVLDAIAARAAAGATVIVVGHRAPVLAIGDRVVQLGSLVDV, from the coding sequence ATGCGCCGCTTCCTCGCATGGTCGACCGTATGCGGTGTGCTGATGGCCGGAGCCACCATCGCCTCCGCCGTCGTGCTCGCCGACATCGTCGCCCGGGTGATCACCGATCCGGACCAGCGCAACCTCGACCACCTCCTGGTGCCGCTGTCGATTCTGTTGCTGCTGTGGACCTTCCGGACGTTGATCACCTGGCTGCAGGGCCGTCTCGCCCAGCGTGGGGCGAGCGAGGTGATCGCCGACCTCAGCAATTCGGTGCTCACCGCGACGACGTCCCTGCCGCCCCGCCGGCTGGCCGAGCGCCGCGGCGACGCCGCCATCCTGGTCACCCGCGGCCTGGATGGCCTACGCCTGTACTTCACCGCATATCTGCCCGCGCTCTTCGTCGCCGCGATCCTGACACCGGCGACCGTCGCCGTCATCGCCTTCTACGACTGGCGATCCGCGGCCATCGTCATGATCGCCCTCCCGCTCATCCCGATCTTCATGGTGCTGATCGGCCTCACCACCGCCGAGCGGTCGGCCGCCGCGCTGCGCGCGATGGCCACGCTGCAGTCGCGGCTGCTCGACCTCGTCGCGGGCCTGCCGACCTTGCGCGCCCTGCGACGCGTCGGCGGCTCGGTGAACCGGATCGCCGAACTCGGTGCCGCGCACCGCCGTTCCACGATGGCGACGCTGCGCATCGCGTTTCTGTCGTCCCTGGTGCTGGAACTGCTGGCCACGCTGGGGGTCGCGCTGATCGCGGTCAGCGTGGGCCTGCGACTGGTGTACGGCGACGTGACGCTGACGGCGGCGCTCACCGCGCTGCTGCTCGCACCCGAGGTGTTCTGGCCGCTGCGCCGCGTCGGTGCTGCATTTCACGCCGCCCAGGACGGAAAGACCGCCGCCGACAACGCGTTCCGGCTGATCGATGAGCTGCCCGACCCGCCCCGCGGAACCCGCACGATCACAGCGGCCGGCACCACCATCGATTTCACGGGATACGACGCCGCCGCCGAGCCCGGCCGGGTGACCGTGATCGCCGGCCCCAACGGCATCGGCAAGTCCACCCTCCTGCAGGCCGTACTGGGCCTCGACGAGCCGCTCTCCGGCCGGGTACGGGTCGACGGCGTGGACGTGGCCGACCTCGACCTGCCCGCGTGGTGGGCGCAGATCGCGTGGCTGCCGCACCGCCCCACGATCATTCCCGGCACGGTGCGCCAGAACCTCGAGCTCTTCGGTCCGCTCGACGACATCGAAACGGCCTGTCGTATCGCATGTTTCGATGAAGTGGTCGCCGACTTGCCCGACGGATTGGACACGATGCTGGGCAGCGGCGGTGTCGGCCTGTCGCTCGGGCAGCGACAGCGGCTCGGACTGGCCCGCGCGCTCGGATCGCGGGCACCCGTGCTGCTGCTCGACGAGCCGACCGCTCACCTCGACGCCGAGACCGAACACCGCGTGCTGGACGCCATCGCGGCGCGCGCGGCTGCCGGGGCGACGGTGATCGTGGTGGGCCACCGCGCACCGGTGCTGGCGATCGGTGACCGCGTCGTGCAGTTGGGGAGCCTCGTCGATGTTTGA